In Amia ocellicauda isolate fAmiCal2 chromosome 5, fAmiCal2.hap1, whole genome shotgun sequence, a genomic segment contains:
- the ppfibp1b gene encoding liprin-beta-1b isoform X5, with amino-acid sequence MMSDASDMLAAALEQMDGIIAGSKALEYSNGIFDCQSPTSPFMGSLRALHLVEDLRGLLELMETEEKEGLRCQIPDSTAETILEWLQGHLTNGHISVSGDVYQERLSRLESDKESLVLQVSVLTDQVEAQGEKIRDLDLCLDEHREKLNATEEMLQQELLSRTALETQKLDLMAEVSNLKLKLTAMEKDRLDFDERFRDSESLHNLISDLRDQMETLEVELALFQEKRVQYGDQEGLIQEISELRFRVTEMENERLQYERKLKSTKSLMAKLSSLKIKVGQMQYEKQKMEHKIQTLKDELGMLKEQLENKEVELRRLRDATGFSVTPGERSEKEEKDDNLKKKLGVKHFEVQKMKRAVESLMAANEEKDRKIEELRQSLNRYKKVQDMVMSAQVKKDKLKDGDSDESQSDSSMSVSTAISVVLESEKSPSPVADNEETPGMRQDELPKLHTSSLQVCIPSSSSTPKSSCVQEHNVNLEFTELDSKALPPELSEMQETPICDSPVTPNVTKASSLENLKSSETDKQTVISPIHQKPAEMAENFFILLKNKAYEEISKFGSLPPKSPNCSGSADDESFGTRKARSSFGRGFFKIKGNKRTASAPNLAETEREGTDHLDLAGVPRRSAETDSVHTSPDSKKKARGIKKLFGRLKRSQSTTFNPDEMSEGEFKRGGVRATAGPRLGWSRDLQNTSNELDTPFAKWTKDQVCSWLQEQGLGLHVNSAKHWIMSGQTLLQASQQDLERELGIKHPLHRKKLQLALQALGSEEDDNKGKLDYNWVTRWLDDIGLPQYKTQFDEGRVDGRMLHYMTVDDLLSLKVGSVLHHLSIKRAIQVLRINNYEPNCLRRRPSDENNITPAEISQWTNHRVMEWLRSVDLAEYAPNLRGSGVHGGLMVLEPRFNVETMALLLNIPPNKTLLRRHLATHFNLLIGLEAQQQKQESVESPDYNLLTATAKVKPRKLPFGSFGSLRKKRQEENEEYVCPMDVAMPKGSSFQKNYKRGVDIRLYDEDLDRLEQMEDSEGTVRQIGAFSEGINNLTSMLKEDEFFKELSTCSPSASVTDEDSNV; translated from the exons ATGATGTCCGATGCCAGTGACATGTTGGCCGCAGCTTTGGAGCAGATGGATGGAATCATAGCAG GCTCCAAGGCTTTAGAATACTCCAATGGCATCTTTGACTGCCAGTCTCCTACCTCTCCCTTTATGGGCAGCCTCCGAGCACTACACCTGGTCGAAGACTTGCGTGGTTTGCTGGAACTAATGGAAACGGAGGAGAAGGAAGGGTTACGCTGTCAGATCCCAGACTCCACGGCGGAAACTATTTTAgaatggctccagggtcacctG ACCAATGGACACATTTCTGTGAGTGGTGATGTTTACCAAGAAAGACTCTCTCGCCTTGAGAGTGACAAGGAATCTCTTGTGTTACAA GTCAGTGTGTTAACCGATCAGGTGGAAGCTCAGGGGGAGAAGATCAGAGACCTTGACTTGTGCCTGGATGAACACCGGGAGAAGCTGAATGCTACTGAGGAGATGCTGCAACAG GAACTTTTGAGTAGGACAGCCCTTGAGACGCAGAAACTGGATCTGATGGCTGAGGTTTCCAACTTAAAACTGAAGCTGACTGCTATGGAGAAAGACCGTCTGGATTTCGATGAGAGATTCAGGGACAGCGAG TCACTGCATAACTTAATCTCCGACCTCCGAGACCAGATGGAAACCTTGGAGGTGGAATTAGCTCTGTTCCAGGAAAAGAGAGTACAGTATGGGGACCAAGAG gGCCTGATCCAGGAGATCAGTGAACTGAGGTTCAGAGTCACAGAGATGGAAAATGAAAGACTTCAGTATGAAAGGAAACTGAAATCGACAAAA TCTCTAATGGCCAAACTGTCTAGCCTGAAAATCAAGGTGGGTCAGATGCAgtatgaaaaacagaagatgGAACACAAAATCCAGACACTAAAG GATGAGCTAGGGATGCTGAAGGAGCAGCTGGAAAATAAAGAAGTGGAGTTGAGGAGGTTGCGTGATGCGACGGGCTTCAGTGTTACCCCTGGGGAGAGGTCGGAGAAGGAGGAGAAAG atgacaatttaaaaaagaagcTCGGAGTGAAAC ATTTCGAGGTGCAGAAAATGAAAAGGGCAGTTGAGTCTTTAATGGCTGCAAATGAAGAAAAA GACCGTAAGATCGAGGAACTCAGGCAGTCCCTGAACCGCTATAAGAAGGTTCAGGACATGGTTATGTCAGCCCAAGTTAAGAAAG ACAAACTAAAGGATGGTGACAGTGATGAGAGCCAGAGTGACAGTTCCATGTCAGTGTCCACTGCCATTTCAGTGGTTCTCGAATCGGAAAAATCACCCTCACCTGTCGCAGACAACGAAGAGACACCGGGAATGAGGCAGGATGAG CTACCAAAATTACACACAAGCAGTCTCCAGGTGTGCATCCCATCTTCCTCATCAACCCCCAAGTCTTCCTGTGTTCAAGAGCACAATGTGAATCTGGAGTTCACTGAACTGGACAG CAAAGCGTTGCCTCCAGAGTTATCAGAAATGCAAGAAACCCCTATATGTGACAGCCCTGT AACTCCAAATGTCACGAAAGCAAGTAGTCTGGAAAATCTGAAGAGCAGTGAAACAGACAAG CAGACTGTCATTTCACCCATCCATCAGAAGCCAGCAGAG ATGGCGGAGAACTTTTTCATTCTCCTTAAG aaCAAAGCCTATGAGGAGATCAGCAAGTTTGGCAGTCTTCCTCCCAAGTCTCCCAATTGCTCTGGCTCGGCGGACGATGAGAGTTTTGGAACGAGGAAGGCCAGGTCTTCATTCGGGCGAGGATTTTTCAAGATCAAAGGAAACAAAAGAACTGCAAGTGCTCCTAATCTAG ccgagactgagagagagggcaCAGACCACCTGGACCTGGCAGGTGTGCCGCGCAGGTCTGCGGAGACTGACAGCGTCCACACGTCCCCCGACTCCAAGAAGAAGGCCAGAGGCATCAAGAAGTTATTTGGGag gCTTAAGAGAAGTCAGTCAACCACTTTCAACCCCGATGAGATGTCGGAGGGAGAATTCAAAAGAGGCGGAGTGAGGGCCACAGCAGGGCCCAGACTGGGCTGGTCTAGAGACTTGCAGAACACTAGCAA TGAACTCGACACACCCTTCGCCAAGTGGACGAAGGACCAGGTGTGCAGCTGGCTGCAGGAGCAGGGGCTGGGTCTGCACGTCAACTCAGCCAAGCACTGGATCATGTCTGGCCAGACTTTACTGCAGGCGTCTCAGCAGGATCTGGAGAGG GAGCTTGGGATTAAACACCCTCTGCACAGAAAGAAACTGCAGCTGGCTTTGCAGGCTCTAGGATCTGAGGAAGATGACAACAAAGGAAAGCTGGATTACAACTGGGTCACAA GGTGGCTGGACGATATTGGGTTACCCCAGTACAAGACTCAGTTTGACGAAGGCAGGGTAGATGGAAGGATGCTTCATTACATGACTGTG GATGATTTGTTGTCCCTGAAAGTAGGAAGTGTCCTTCATCATCTGAGTATTAAAAGAGCCATTCAGGTCCTGCGGATTAACAACTACGAACCCAACTGTTTGCGTAGGCGGCCTTCAGACGAG AACAACATCACTCCTGCGGAGATTTCACAGTGGACCAATCACAGAGTGATGGAATGGCTGCGGTCTGTGGATCTGGCCGAGTACGCCCCCAATCTGAGAGGGAGTGGTGTCCATGGGGGACTCATG GTTTTGGAGCCGCGCTTCAACGTGGAGACGATGGCTCTGCTGCTGAACATCCCTCCGAACAAGACCCTCCTGAGGAGACACCTGGCCACACACTTCAACCTGCTCATAGGCTTGGAGGCCCAGCAGCAGAAACAAGAGTCGGTGGAGTCACCTGACTACAACCTGCTCACGGCCACAGCCAAAGTCAAG CCTAGAAAACTGCCTTTCGGGAGCTTTGGAAGTCTGCGGAAGAAGAGACAGGAGGAGAACGAGGAGTATGTGTGCCCCATGGATGTGGCAATGCCCAAGGGAAGCAGTTTTCAGAAGAACTACAAGCGCGGAGTGGATATCCGGTTGTACGATGAAGACCTTGACCGTCTGGAACAG ATGGAGGACTCTGAGGGAACTGTACGGCAAATTGGAGCATTTTCAGAGGGCATCAACAACTTGACT AGCATGCTGAAAGAAGACGAATTCTTCAAAGAACTTTCGACTTgttcccccagcgccagtgttACAGACGAGGACTCaaatgtgtga
- the ppfibp1b gene encoding liprin-beta-1b isoform X3, with product MMSDASDMLAAALEQMDGIIAGSKALEYSNGIFDCQSPTSPFMGSLRALHLVEDLRGLLELMETEEKEGLRCQIPDSTAETILEWLQGHLTNGHISVSGDVYQERLSRLESDKESLVLQVSVLTDQVEAQGEKIRDLDLCLDEHREKLNATEEMLQQELLSRTALETQKLDLMAEVSNLKLKLTAMEKDRLDFDERFRDSESLHNLISDLRDQMETLEVELALFQEKRVQYGDQEGLIQEISELRFRVTEMENERLQYERKLKSTKSLMAKLSSLKIKVGQMQYEKQKMEHKIQTLKDELGMLKEQLENKEVELRRLRDATGFSVTPGERSEKEEKDDNLKKKLGVKHFEVQKMKRAVESLMAANEEKDRKIEELRQSLNRYKKVQDMVMSAQVKKDKLKDGDSDESQSDSSMSVSTAISVVLESEKSPSPVADNEETPGMRQDELPKLHTSSLQVCIPSSSSTPKSSCVQEHNVNLEFTELDSKALPPELSEMQETPICDSPVTPNVTKASSLENLKSSETDKQTVISPIHQKPAENKAYEEISKFGSLPPKSPNCSGSADDESFGTRKARSSFGRGFFKIKGNKRTASAPNLDRSRSASAPTLAETEREGTDHLDLAGVPRRSAETDSVHTSPDSKKKARGIKKLFGRLKRSQSTTFNPDEMSEGEFKRGGVRATAGPRLGWSRDLQNTSNELDTPFAKWTKDQVCSWLQEQGLGLHVNSAKHWIMSGQTLLQASQQDLERELGIKHPLHRKKLQLALQALGSEEDDNKGKLDYNWVTRWLDDIGLPQYKTQFDEGRVDGRMLHYMTVDDLLSLKVGSVLHHLSIKRAIQVLRINNYEPNCLRRRPSDENNITPAEISQWTNHRVMEWLRSVDLAEYAPNLRGSGVHGGLMVLEPRFNVETMALLLNIPPNKTLLRRHLATHFNLLIGLEAQQQKQESVESPDYNLLTATAKVKPRKLPFGSFGSLRKKRQEENEEYVCPMDVAMPKGSSFQKNYKRGVDIRLYDEDLDRLEQMEDSEGTVRQIGAFSEGINNLTSMLKEDEFFKELSTCSPSASVTDEDSNV from the exons ATGATGTCCGATGCCAGTGACATGTTGGCCGCAGCTTTGGAGCAGATGGATGGAATCATAGCAG GCTCCAAGGCTTTAGAATACTCCAATGGCATCTTTGACTGCCAGTCTCCTACCTCTCCCTTTATGGGCAGCCTCCGAGCACTACACCTGGTCGAAGACTTGCGTGGTTTGCTGGAACTAATGGAAACGGAGGAGAAGGAAGGGTTACGCTGTCAGATCCCAGACTCCACGGCGGAAACTATTTTAgaatggctccagggtcacctG ACCAATGGACACATTTCTGTGAGTGGTGATGTTTACCAAGAAAGACTCTCTCGCCTTGAGAGTGACAAGGAATCTCTTGTGTTACAA GTCAGTGTGTTAACCGATCAGGTGGAAGCTCAGGGGGAGAAGATCAGAGACCTTGACTTGTGCCTGGATGAACACCGGGAGAAGCTGAATGCTACTGAGGAGATGCTGCAACAG GAACTTTTGAGTAGGACAGCCCTTGAGACGCAGAAACTGGATCTGATGGCTGAGGTTTCCAACTTAAAACTGAAGCTGACTGCTATGGAGAAAGACCGTCTGGATTTCGATGAGAGATTCAGGGACAGCGAG TCACTGCATAACTTAATCTCCGACCTCCGAGACCAGATGGAAACCTTGGAGGTGGAATTAGCTCTGTTCCAGGAAAAGAGAGTACAGTATGGGGACCAAGAG gGCCTGATCCAGGAGATCAGTGAACTGAGGTTCAGAGTCACAGAGATGGAAAATGAAAGACTTCAGTATGAAAGGAAACTGAAATCGACAAAA TCTCTAATGGCCAAACTGTCTAGCCTGAAAATCAAGGTGGGTCAGATGCAgtatgaaaaacagaagatgGAACACAAAATCCAGACACTAAAG GATGAGCTAGGGATGCTGAAGGAGCAGCTGGAAAATAAAGAAGTGGAGTTGAGGAGGTTGCGTGATGCGACGGGCTTCAGTGTTACCCCTGGGGAGAGGTCGGAGAAGGAGGAGAAAG atgacaatttaaaaaagaagcTCGGAGTGAAAC ATTTCGAGGTGCAGAAAATGAAAAGGGCAGTTGAGTCTTTAATGGCTGCAAATGAAGAAAAA GACCGTAAGATCGAGGAACTCAGGCAGTCCCTGAACCGCTATAAGAAGGTTCAGGACATGGTTATGTCAGCCCAAGTTAAGAAAG ACAAACTAAAGGATGGTGACAGTGATGAGAGCCAGAGTGACAGTTCCATGTCAGTGTCCACTGCCATTTCAGTGGTTCTCGAATCGGAAAAATCACCCTCACCTGTCGCAGACAACGAAGAGACACCGGGAATGAGGCAGGATGAG CTACCAAAATTACACACAAGCAGTCTCCAGGTGTGCATCCCATCTTCCTCATCAACCCCCAAGTCTTCCTGTGTTCAAGAGCACAATGTGAATCTGGAGTTCACTGAACTGGACAG CAAAGCGTTGCCTCCAGAGTTATCAGAAATGCAAGAAACCCCTATATGTGACAGCCCTGT AACTCCAAATGTCACGAAAGCAAGTAGTCTGGAAAATCTGAAGAGCAGTGAAACAGACAAG CAGACTGTCATTTCACCCATCCATCAGAAGCCAGCAGAG aaCAAAGCCTATGAGGAGATCAGCAAGTTTGGCAGTCTTCCTCCCAAGTCTCCCAATTGCTCTGGCTCGGCGGACGATGAGAGTTTTGGAACGAGGAAGGCCAGGTCTTCATTCGGGCGAGGATTTTTCAAGATCAAAGGAAACAAAAGAACTGCAAGTGCTCCTAATCTAG ATCGCAGTCGGAGTGCAAGTGCCCCTACATTAG ccgagactgagagagagggcaCAGACCACCTGGACCTGGCAGGTGTGCCGCGCAGGTCTGCGGAGACTGACAGCGTCCACACGTCCCCCGACTCCAAGAAGAAGGCCAGAGGCATCAAGAAGTTATTTGGGag gCTTAAGAGAAGTCAGTCAACCACTTTCAACCCCGATGAGATGTCGGAGGGAGAATTCAAAAGAGGCGGAGTGAGGGCCACAGCAGGGCCCAGACTGGGCTGGTCTAGAGACTTGCAGAACACTAGCAA TGAACTCGACACACCCTTCGCCAAGTGGACGAAGGACCAGGTGTGCAGCTGGCTGCAGGAGCAGGGGCTGGGTCTGCACGTCAACTCAGCCAAGCACTGGATCATGTCTGGCCAGACTTTACTGCAGGCGTCTCAGCAGGATCTGGAGAGG GAGCTTGGGATTAAACACCCTCTGCACAGAAAGAAACTGCAGCTGGCTTTGCAGGCTCTAGGATCTGAGGAAGATGACAACAAAGGAAAGCTGGATTACAACTGGGTCACAA GGTGGCTGGACGATATTGGGTTACCCCAGTACAAGACTCAGTTTGACGAAGGCAGGGTAGATGGAAGGATGCTTCATTACATGACTGTG GATGATTTGTTGTCCCTGAAAGTAGGAAGTGTCCTTCATCATCTGAGTATTAAAAGAGCCATTCAGGTCCTGCGGATTAACAACTACGAACCCAACTGTTTGCGTAGGCGGCCTTCAGACGAG AACAACATCACTCCTGCGGAGATTTCACAGTGGACCAATCACAGAGTGATGGAATGGCTGCGGTCTGTGGATCTGGCCGAGTACGCCCCCAATCTGAGAGGGAGTGGTGTCCATGGGGGACTCATG GTTTTGGAGCCGCGCTTCAACGTGGAGACGATGGCTCTGCTGCTGAACATCCCTCCGAACAAGACCCTCCTGAGGAGACACCTGGCCACACACTTCAACCTGCTCATAGGCTTGGAGGCCCAGCAGCAGAAACAAGAGTCGGTGGAGTCACCTGACTACAACCTGCTCACGGCCACAGCCAAAGTCAAG CCTAGAAAACTGCCTTTCGGGAGCTTTGGAAGTCTGCGGAAGAAGAGACAGGAGGAGAACGAGGAGTATGTGTGCCCCATGGATGTGGCAATGCCCAAGGGAAGCAGTTTTCAGAAGAACTACAAGCGCGGAGTGGATATCCGGTTGTACGATGAAGACCTTGACCGTCTGGAACAG ATGGAGGACTCTGAGGGAACTGTACGGCAAATTGGAGCATTTTCAGAGGGCATCAACAACTTGACT AGCATGCTGAAAGAAGACGAATTCTTCAAAGAACTTTCGACTTgttcccccagcgccagtgttACAGACGAGGACTCaaatgtgtga
- the ppfibp1b gene encoding liprin-beta-1b isoform X14 translates to MMSDASDMLAAALEQMDGIIAGSKALEYSNGIFDCQSPTSPFMGSLRALHLVEDLRGLLELMETEEKEGLRCQIPDSTAETILEWLQGHLTNGHISVSGDVYQERLSRLESDKESLVLQVSVLTDQVEAQGEKIRDLDLCLDEHREKLNATEEMLQQELLSRTALETQKLDLMAEVSNLKLKLTAMEKDRLDFDERFRDSEGLIQEISELRFRVTEMENERLQYERKLKSTKSLMAKLSSLKIKVGQMQYEKQKMEHKIQTLKDELGMLKEQLENKEVELRRLRDATGFSVTPGERSEKEEKDDNLKKKLGVKHFEVQKMKRAVESLMAANEEKDRKIEELRQSLNRYKKVQDMVMSAQVKKDKLKDGDSDESQSDSSMSVSTAISVVLESEKSPSPVADNEETPGMRQDELPKLHTSSLQVCIPSSSSTPKSSCVQEHNVNLEFTELDSKALPPELSEMQETPICDSPVTPNVTKASSLENLKSSETDKQTVISPIHQKPAEMAENFFILLKNKAYEEISKFGSLPPKSPNCSGSADDESFGTRKARSSFGRGFFKIKGNKRTASAPNLAETEREGTDHLDLAGVPRRSAETDSVHTSPDSKKKARGIKKLFGRLKRSQSTTFNPDEMSEGEFKRGGVRATAGPRLGWSRDLQNTSNELDTPFAKWTKDQVCSWLQEQGLGLHVNSAKHWIMSGQTLLQASQQDLERELGIKHPLHRKKLQLALQALGSEEDDNKGKLDYNWVTRWLDDIGLPQYKTQFDEGRVDGRMLHYMTVDDLLSLKVGSVLHHLSIKRAIQVLRINNYEPNCLRRRPSDENNITPAEISQWTNHRVMEWLRSVDLAEYAPNLRGSGVHGGLMVLEPRFNVETMALLLNIPPNKTLLRRHLATHFNLLIGLEAQQQKQESVESPDYNLLTATAKVKPRKLPFGSFGSLRKKRQEENEEYVCPMDVAMPKGSSFQKNYKRGVDIRLYDEDLDRLEQMEDSEGTVRQIGAFSEGINNLTSMLKEDEFFKELSTCSPSASVTDEDSNV, encoded by the exons ATGATGTCCGATGCCAGTGACATGTTGGCCGCAGCTTTGGAGCAGATGGATGGAATCATAGCAG GCTCCAAGGCTTTAGAATACTCCAATGGCATCTTTGACTGCCAGTCTCCTACCTCTCCCTTTATGGGCAGCCTCCGAGCACTACACCTGGTCGAAGACTTGCGTGGTTTGCTGGAACTAATGGAAACGGAGGAGAAGGAAGGGTTACGCTGTCAGATCCCAGACTCCACGGCGGAAACTATTTTAgaatggctccagggtcacctG ACCAATGGACACATTTCTGTGAGTGGTGATGTTTACCAAGAAAGACTCTCTCGCCTTGAGAGTGACAAGGAATCTCTTGTGTTACAA GTCAGTGTGTTAACCGATCAGGTGGAAGCTCAGGGGGAGAAGATCAGAGACCTTGACTTGTGCCTGGATGAACACCGGGAGAAGCTGAATGCTACTGAGGAGATGCTGCAACAG GAACTTTTGAGTAGGACAGCCCTTGAGACGCAGAAACTGGATCTGATGGCTGAGGTTTCCAACTTAAAACTGAAGCTGACTGCTATGGAGAAAGACCGTCTGGATTTCGATGAGAGATTCAGGGACAGCGAG gGCCTGATCCAGGAGATCAGTGAACTGAGGTTCAGAGTCACAGAGATGGAAAATGAAAGACTTCAGTATGAAAGGAAACTGAAATCGACAAAA TCTCTAATGGCCAAACTGTCTAGCCTGAAAATCAAGGTGGGTCAGATGCAgtatgaaaaacagaagatgGAACACAAAATCCAGACACTAAAG GATGAGCTAGGGATGCTGAAGGAGCAGCTGGAAAATAAAGAAGTGGAGTTGAGGAGGTTGCGTGATGCGACGGGCTTCAGTGTTACCCCTGGGGAGAGGTCGGAGAAGGAGGAGAAAG atgacaatttaaaaaagaagcTCGGAGTGAAAC ATTTCGAGGTGCAGAAAATGAAAAGGGCAGTTGAGTCTTTAATGGCTGCAAATGAAGAAAAA GACCGTAAGATCGAGGAACTCAGGCAGTCCCTGAACCGCTATAAGAAGGTTCAGGACATGGTTATGTCAGCCCAAGTTAAGAAAG ACAAACTAAAGGATGGTGACAGTGATGAGAGCCAGAGTGACAGTTCCATGTCAGTGTCCACTGCCATTTCAGTGGTTCTCGAATCGGAAAAATCACCCTCACCTGTCGCAGACAACGAAGAGACACCGGGAATGAGGCAGGATGAG CTACCAAAATTACACACAAGCAGTCTCCAGGTGTGCATCCCATCTTCCTCATCAACCCCCAAGTCTTCCTGTGTTCAAGAGCACAATGTGAATCTGGAGTTCACTGAACTGGACAG CAAAGCGTTGCCTCCAGAGTTATCAGAAATGCAAGAAACCCCTATATGTGACAGCCCTGT AACTCCAAATGTCACGAAAGCAAGTAGTCTGGAAAATCTGAAGAGCAGTGAAACAGACAAG CAGACTGTCATTTCACCCATCCATCAGAAGCCAGCAGAG ATGGCGGAGAACTTTTTCATTCTCCTTAAG aaCAAAGCCTATGAGGAGATCAGCAAGTTTGGCAGTCTTCCTCCCAAGTCTCCCAATTGCTCTGGCTCGGCGGACGATGAGAGTTTTGGAACGAGGAAGGCCAGGTCTTCATTCGGGCGAGGATTTTTCAAGATCAAAGGAAACAAAAGAACTGCAAGTGCTCCTAATCTAG ccgagactgagagagagggcaCAGACCACCTGGACCTGGCAGGTGTGCCGCGCAGGTCTGCGGAGACTGACAGCGTCCACACGTCCCCCGACTCCAAGAAGAAGGCCAGAGGCATCAAGAAGTTATTTGGGag gCTTAAGAGAAGTCAGTCAACCACTTTCAACCCCGATGAGATGTCGGAGGGAGAATTCAAAAGAGGCGGAGTGAGGGCCACAGCAGGGCCCAGACTGGGCTGGTCTAGAGACTTGCAGAACACTAGCAA TGAACTCGACACACCCTTCGCCAAGTGGACGAAGGACCAGGTGTGCAGCTGGCTGCAGGAGCAGGGGCTGGGTCTGCACGTCAACTCAGCCAAGCACTGGATCATGTCTGGCCAGACTTTACTGCAGGCGTCTCAGCAGGATCTGGAGAGG GAGCTTGGGATTAAACACCCTCTGCACAGAAAGAAACTGCAGCTGGCTTTGCAGGCTCTAGGATCTGAGGAAGATGACAACAAAGGAAAGCTGGATTACAACTGGGTCACAA GGTGGCTGGACGATATTGGGTTACCCCAGTACAAGACTCAGTTTGACGAAGGCAGGGTAGATGGAAGGATGCTTCATTACATGACTGTG GATGATTTGTTGTCCCTGAAAGTAGGAAGTGTCCTTCATCATCTGAGTATTAAAAGAGCCATTCAGGTCCTGCGGATTAACAACTACGAACCCAACTGTTTGCGTAGGCGGCCTTCAGACGAG AACAACATCACTCCTGCGGAGATTTCACAGTGGACCAATCACAGAGTGATGGAATGGCTGCGGTCTGTGGATCTGGCCGAGTACGCCCCCAATCTGAGAGGGAGTGGTGTCCATGGGGGACTCATG GTTTTGGAGCCGCGCTTCAACGTGGAGACGATGGCTCTGCTGCTGAACATCCCTCCGAACAAGACCCTCCTGAGGAGACACCTGGCCACACACTTCAACCTGCTCATAGGCTTGGAGGCCCAGCAGCAGAAACAAGAGTCGGTGGAGTCACCTGACTACAACCTGCTCACGGCCACAGCCAAAGTCAAG CCTAGAAAACTGCCTTTCGGGAGCTTTGGAAGTCTGCGGAAGAAGAGACAGGAGGAGAACGAGGAGTATGTGTGCCCCATGGATGTGGCAATGCCCAAGGGAAGCAGTTTTCAGAAGAACTACAAGCGCGGAGTGGATATCCGGTTGTACGATGAAGACCTTGACCGTCTGGAACAG ATGGAGGACTCTGAGGGAACTGTACGGCAAATTGGAGCATTTTCAGAGGGCATCAACAACTTGACT AGCATGCTGAAAGAAGACGAATTCTTCAAAGAACTTTCGACTTgttcccccagcgccagtgttACAGACGAGGACTCaaatgtgtga